The segment ATCCGGCCGAGGACTCGTGACGCGATCATCCAGTCTCTCCGAGCGGGTGTCACGCCGCGAATCGGCCAAGCCCACATCCAAGTCGGGCGCGCGGACGAAGTAAAGGCCCTGATCCGAGACATCGATAGAATCGGTGATGGCGGAGCGAGCTTCCGCCTCGTGATCGGCGACTACGGCTCGGGAAAGACTTTCTTCCTGAACCTGGTCCGCTCGATCGCCCTGCAGAAGAAGCTCGTCACCGCGCACGCTGATCTCAATCCAGATCGACGCCTGCACGCAAGCGGCGGGCAGGCTCGCTCGCTCTATCAGGAACTGATGCGCAGCATCGCCACCCGATCGAAACCTGACGGTGGGGCGCTGCAGAGTGTAGTGGAGCGTTTCGTGTCGAGCGCCCGATCCCAGGCCGGCAAAGACGGGGTCGCGGCAGAGTCGATCATCCGGGAGCGACTTGCGGCACTCACCGAAATGGTCGGGGGGTACGACTTCGCGGAGGTGGTCTCAGCCTATTGGCGCGGGCACGAGACTGGCGACGACACCCTCAAGTCAAGCGCCGTCCGGTGGCTGCGCGGTGAGTTCGCAACAAAGACGGATGCTCGCAAGGCACTCGGCGTCCGTACGATTGTCGATGACTCGAACGTCTACGACCATCTCAAGTTGATGGCGCGCTTCGTGCGCCTGGCCGGTTACAGCGGCTTCCTCGTCTGTCTCGACGAGATGGTCAACCTCTACAAACTTCCGAGCGGGCGAGCGCGCAGCGCCAACTACGAGCAGATCCTTCGCATCCTGAACGACAGCCTGCAGGGCGCTGCGGTGGGACTTGGGTTCGTGCTCGGAGGAACGCCTGAGTTCCTGCTTGACACCCGAAAGGGGCTCTACAGCTACGAGGCGCTAGAATCACGACTCGCAACCAACTCATTCGCACAGGAGGGGCTCGTAGATATGACCGCTCCTGTGGTGCGTCTCGCCAACCTCTCGCCCGAAGATCTCTACGTTCTGCTCCAGAACATCCGCCACGTATATGCGGCCGGGGATCCAGCCAGTTACCTCGTCCCCGACGACGCACTCAATGCGTTCATGAAGCACTGCTCCAATCGCATCGGCGAGGCGTACTTCCGAACACCCCGCAATACGATCAAGGAATTCGTAAACCTGCTTGCCGTGCTCGCCCAGAACCCCGAGGCTTCTTGGCAGCAACTGGTCGGAACAGTCGAGATTCCCGATGAGGGCAATCCCGATCTCGCACCGATCGAAGCATCCGACGAAGATGACGATGGGCTCGCCTCCTTCCAGCTCTGATCCGGCGCCCTCCTCCGTCTTCCATCGCTTCCACCCTGGCGTTCAACGGTGGATCTGGGACCAGGGATGGAAGGCGCTCAGGCCGGTGCAGGAGCGCGCCGCTCAGCAACTCCTCGACCGGGATGAGGACGTCATCATCTCTGCGCCTACGGCGGGTGGTAAGACCGAGGCGGCCTTCCTGCCAATCGCCTCAAGAGCCGCATCGTGCGAAGCGGAAGGCATCGCGTGCCTTTGCGTCAGTCCCCTGAAAGCCCTGATCAACGACCAGGCCAACCGCCTAACCTCGCTCTTCGACCGTGTGGATCTGCCGCTCACGCCCTGGCACGGGGATGTCCCGCAGAGCCGAAAGCAGAAGCTGCTCAAGAACAGGAAGGGCGTTCTGCTGATCACGCCCGAATCTCTCGAAGCCTTCTTCGTTCTGCGTGGAACGAAGATACCCACCATCTTTGCGGGCCTATCCCATGTCGTCGTCGATGAGCTTCACAGCTTCATTGGTACCGAACGAGGCCGCCAGCTCCAGTCTCTCTTGGACCGTATGGAGCTCGCTATCCGCAAGCGCGTCCCGCGAGTGGCCCTTTCGGCCACCCTTGGCGACATGCGATTAGCAGCTGAAGCCCTGCGGCCCGGAGCAGGAGAAGGCGTCGTGTTGATCGAAGGAGACGGCGACGGCCGCGAGCTACGAATGCAGCTGCGCGGGTACAAGTCGCGGCCGCCGGCTTCCGGGGCCGCTCAATCGACTGCCACGGACGAGGATGATGCCGCTCGCCTGGTCGGTGATCTGTACGAGAGCCTCCGCGGCCAGAACAACCTCGTCTTCGCAAACAGCCGGCGCAGGGTCGAAGAGCTGACCGATCGCCTTCGTCGGTTGTGCGAGCAAGAGCACGTTCCCAACGAGTTCTTCGCGCATCACGGGAACCTTTCTCGAGAGATCAGAGAAGAAGCGGAATCCCGGATCAAGGAGAATTCCAGACCGACCTCGGTCGTGTGCACTAGCACCCTCGAACTCGGTATCGACATCGGGAGCGTCACGAGCATTGCCCAGGTGGGCTCTCCTCCCTCCGTCGCGTCGCTGCGGCAGCGCCTCGGCCGCTCTGGACGCCTTGCAGACGACCCGTCCGTGCTCCGTGGATTCGTCGTCGAGGAAGA is part of the bacterium genome and harbors:
- a CDS encoding ATP-binding protein — protein: MTSDSKIRPRTRDAIIQSLRAGVTPRIGQAHIQVGRADEVKALIRDIDRIGDGGASFRLVIGDYGSGKTFFLNLVRSIALQKKLVTAHADLNPDRRLHASGGQARSLYQELMRSIATRSKPDGGALQSVVERFVSSARSQAGKDGVAAESIIRERLAALTEMVGGYDFAEVVSAYWRGHETGDDTLKSSAVRWLRGEFATKTDARKALGVRTIVDDSNVYDHLKLMARFVRLAGYSGFLVCLDEMVNLYKLPSGRARSANYEQILRILNDSLQGAAVGLGFVLGGTPEFLLDTRKGLYSYEALESRLATNSFAQEGLVDMTAPVVRLANLSPEDLYVLLQNIRHVYAAGDPASYLVPDDALNAFMKHCSNRIGEAYFRTPRNTIKEFVNLLAVLAQNPEASWQQLVGTVEIPDEGNPDLAPIEASDEDDDGLASFQL
- a CDS encoding DEAD/DEAH box helicase, which gives rise to MGSPPSSSDPAPSSVFHRFHPGVQRWIWDQGWKALRPVQERAAQQLLDRDEDVIISAPTAGGKTEAAFLPIASRAASCEAEGIACLCVSPLKALINDQANRLTSLFDRVDLPLTPWHGDVPQSRKQKLLKNRKGVLLITPESLEAFFVLRGTKIPTIFAGLSHVVVDELHSFIGTERGRQLQSLLDRMELAIRKRVPRVALSATLGDMRLAAEALRPGAGEGVVLIEGDGDGRELRMQLRGYKSRPPASGAAQSTATDEDDAARLVGDLYESLRGQNNLVFANSRRRVEELTDRLRRLCEQEHVPNEFFAHHGNLSREIREEAESRIKENSRPTSVVCTSTLELGIDIGSVTSIAQVGSPPSVASLRQRLGRSGRLADDPSVLRGFVVEEEIGKTSTLIDELRAQLVQSIAMVQLLLAGWCEPPAPRQLHLSTLVQQTLSVIAQHGGVLAKDLYGALCKSGPFRGVDAELFRQLLHCLGEQHILSQTSDGALTLGDRGEPIVDHYSFYVAFVTPDEYRLVAGSKTLGTMPITQPLIPGSHLIFAGRRWEVRDIDEKARVIELTPARGGRAPQFDGGGFDIHDRVRAEMYRMYSSSMVPIYLDAAAKGLLTEGRDAFVRWDLAETRMVDAGGSVLLFPWRGDRVMHTLCLQLNSLGLSAWMEGIAIGVRKAAPEAIAEALGRVERGKVLTGQALAATAANQIEEKYDWVLTPELRSVDYASRHFDEPGARDTARDILASWDRTEGQM